Proteins found in one Salvia splendens isolate huo1 chromosome 10, SspV2, whole genome shotgun sequence genomic segment:
- the LOC121750543 gene encoding uncharacterized protein LOC121750543 isoform X2, which produces MTSLNHSAFLRHGYANPAPLPPPHTAVLAKFSFRSPPPQCSAIRSAAEMSSHTPAPTLSTPTISYDQLKDTSADLSEIIKLGFGPNGLGILSISNVPGYQLLRQNLLCLAPRLAGLPEDVKLQLEDPNSRYNFGWSHGKEKLESGKPDMMKGSFYANPLLDVPTNDQSLVQRYPSYCGPNIWPHDVLPELELGMCWELATMNLSAFKALGKLILEVGLLLAHHCDQYKSNELKLHENGSLQQILLRSQCHKGRLLYYFPSHQCSVVDDGGESMSSWCGWHTDHGSLTGLTSAIFTRDSVEISCPDSTAGLYVKTRSGQIVKVVYGEDEIAYQIGETTEILSGGQLCATPHCVRAPKGEVASGVERSTFALFMQPNWDEKLLFPEQVNTNEFIMPNGSISFGDYTETVLDKYYDLKHN; this is translated from the exons ATGACTTCTCTAAATCACTCCGCCTTTCTCCGCCACGGCTACGCTAACCCCGCCCCTCTGCCTCCGCCGCACACGGCTGTACTTGCAAAATTCTCATTTCGATCGCCTCCACCGCAGTGCTCCGCCATCCGATCAGCTGCTGAAATGTCCTCGCACACTCCTGCTCCTACTCTTTCAACACCTACTATTTCCTACGATCAATTGAAG GATACAAGTGCGGATTTATCGGAGATAATTAAGCTCGGATTTGGCCCCAACGGCCTCGGAATTCTGTCCATATCGAAT GTGCCTGGTTATCAATTACTGCGTCAGAATCTTCTATGCCTTGCACCTAG ATTAGCTGGCCTTCCGGAAGATGTTAAGCTGCAACTTGAAGATCCTAACAGTAG GTACAATTTCGGATGGAGTCATGGAAAAGAAAAACTTGAGTCCGGAAAACCAG ATATGATGAAAGGCTCCTTCTATGCCAATCCATTACTTGATGTCCCCACAAATGACCAATCACTTGTTCAAAG GTATCCTTCTTACTGTGGACCCAATATATGGCCTCATGATGTATTGCCAGAACTTGAACTGGGTATGTGCTGGGAACTAGCTACTATGAACCTGTCTG CCTTTAAAGCTCTCGGAAAGTTGATACTAGAAGTTGGATTACTGTTGGCACACCATTGCGATCAATATA AGTCAAATGAGTTGAAACTGCATGAAAATGGAAGTCTGCAGCAAATACTTCTTCGGTCTCAGTGCCACAAAGGCCGTCTCCTATATTATTTTCCATCCCATCAGTG TTCTGTGGTAGATGATGGTGGTGAATCTATGTCATCATGGTGTGGATGGCATACAGATCATGGTTCCCTTACAG GCCTTACTAGTGCAATTTTCACGAGAGATTCTGTGGAAATATCTTGTCCTGACAGCACTGCTGGCCTTTATGTAAAAACACGTTCAGGTCAAATAGTCAAA GTGGTATATGGAGAAGATGAAATTGCCTACCAAATAGGTGAAACGACTGAGATACTGTCGGGAGGTCAACTTTGTGCAACACCACATTGTGTTCGG GCACCAAAAGGTGAGGTGGCATCCGGTGTTGAACGTTCTACATTTGCATTATTTATGCAGCCTAACTG GGATGAAAAGCTTCTGTTTCCGGAGCAGGTGAATACTAATGAG TTTATCATGCCAAATGGATCTATTTCTTTTGGAGATTACACCGAAACAGTGCTGGACAAGTATTACGACCTCAAACATAACTGA
- the LOC121752785 gene encoding uncharacterized protein LOC121752785, translating to METEQEMDEEMEQELFEEEDQFQEPEEFPEAVQFPEQCRAGALPHGSFTEAANKFRVHPRTASRLWTIATHQIEQGEPVVLKGKASGYSKKKGKVNLDEDKFRHLSMLERSSIRKLAIKTEVSKSTAGRWVKGNKIRPHTNATKPALTDVNKISRMRWSLTHIQPTIAEGKLLYHAMHNIVHIDEKWFYMTKASERYYLLSDEDEPYRSCKSKRFITKVMFMCDVSRPMFGSEAHL from the exons ATGGAGACAGAGCAAGAGATGGATGAAGAGATGGAGCAGGAGTTGTTTGAAGAGGAAGATCAGTTTCAAGAGCCAGAGGAGTTTCCAGAGGCAGTGCAGTTTCCAGAG CAATGTCGTGCTGGAGCACTTCCACATGGTTCATTCACAGAAGCAGCAAACAAATTCAGAGTGCATCCAAGGACAGCCAGCCGCTTATGGACGATAGCCACTCATCAAATTGAACAAGGAGAACCTGTTGTCTTGAAAGGCAAAGCATCAGGTTATAGTAAGAAAAAAGGTAAAGTAAATCTTGATGAAGACAAGTTTAGACACTTGTCTATGCTTGAGAGATCCTCCATCAGAAAACTTGCTATTAAGACGGAAGTTAGCAAGTCCACAGCTGGCAGATGGGTGAAGGGAAACAAGATAAGACCACATACAAATGCCACCAAGCCTGCActcactgatgtgaacaaaatttCAAGAATGAGATGGAGTCTTACTCATATTCAGCCAACCATAGCTGAAGGTAAGCTTCTCTATCATGCAATGCACAACATTGTTCATATAGATGAGAAATGGTTCTACATGACAAAGGCTTCAGAGAGATACTACCTATTGTCGGATGAGGATGAGCCTTACAGGTCTTGTAAGTCAAAAAGATTCATCACTAAAGTGATGTTCATGTGCGATGTCAGTAGGCCAATGTTTGGCAGTGAAGCCCATCTTTGA
- the LOC121752784 gene encoding uncharacterized protein LOC121752784, with translation MDSDDERFQQAVDLVFQNLVAAVQREADEVEDAAEAVAVPRPFYHRRYFDRDHAGADRRLMEDYFNENARYPPEVFRRRFRMSQNLFVHIATCLAQRFKCFNLRYDATGRPGLSTYQKCTMAIRQLAYAGPADMFDEYLQMDETTALQTLRQFCRGIKDIFKGEYLRKPSADDCQRLIDMHGTAHHFPGMLGSIDCMH, from the coding sequence atggattccgacgatgaacgATTCCAACAAGCGGTAGATCTGGTGTTCCAAAACCTTGTTGCAGCGGTGCAACGTGAAGCCGACGAGGTGGAAGAtgcggcggaggcggtggcAGTCCCTCGGCCATTCTATCATCGGCGGTATTTCGACCGTGATCATGCCGGGGCTGACCGCCGGTTGATGGAAGACTACTTCAACGAGAACGCCCGTTATCCGCCAGAGGTTTTCCGtaggcgattcagaatgtctcAAAATCTCTTCGTCCATATAGCGACGTGTTTGGCGCAGAGGTTCAAGTGCTTCAACTTGCGATATGATGCCACCGGTCGACCCGGCTTGTCGACATACCAGAAGTGTACGATGGCAATTAGGCAACTTGCCTATGCCGGGCctgctgacatgttcgacgaatacctacagatggacGAAACGACTGCCCTACAGACGTTGAGGCAGTTTTGCAGGGGCATTAAGGATATCTTCAAAGGGGAGTATCTACGGAAGCCATCGGCCGATGATTGCCAGAGATTGATTGATATGCACGGGACTGCACATCATTTTCCAGGGATGTTggggagcatcgattgcatgcactag
- the LOC121750543 gene encoding uncharacterized protein LOC121750543 isoform X1, translating into MTSLNHSAFLRHGYANPAPLPPPHTAVLAKFSFRSPPPQCSAIRSAAEMSSHTPAPTLSTPTISYDQLKDTSADLSEIIKLGFGPNGLGILSISNVPGYQLLRQNLLCLAPRLAGLPEDVKLQLEDPNSRYNFGWSHGKEKLESGKPDMMKGSFYANPLLDVPTNDQSLVQRYPSYCGPNIWPHDVLPELELGMCWELATMNLSAFKALGKLILEVGLLLAHHCDQYKSNELKLHENGSLQQILLRSQCHKGRLLYYFPSHQCSSVVDDGGESMSSWCGWHTDHGSLTGLTSAIFTRDSVEISCPDSTAGLYVKTRSGQIVKVVYGEDEIAYQIGETTEILSGGQLCATPHCVRAPKGEVASGVERSTFALFMQPNWDEKLLFPEQVNTNEFIMPNGSISFGDYTETVLDKYYDLKHN; encoded by the exons ATGACTTCTCTAAATCACTCCGCCTTTCTCCGCCACGGCTACGCTAACCCCGCCCCTCTGCCTCCGCCGCACACGGCTGTACTTGCAAAATTCTCATTTCGATCGCCTCCACCGCAGTGCTCCGCCATCCGATCAGCTGCTGAAATGTCCTCGCACACTCCTGCTCCTACTCTTTCAACACCTACTATTTCCTACGATCAATTGAAG GATACAAGTGCGGATTTATCGGAGATAATTAAGCTCGGATTTGGCCCCAACGGCCTCGGAATTCTGTCCATATCGAAT GTGCCTGGTTATCAATTACTGCGTCAGAATCTTCTATGCCTTGCACCTAG ATTAGCTGGCCTTCCGGAAGATGTTAAGCTGCAACTTGAAGATCCTAACAGTAG GTACAATTTCGGATGGAGTCATGGAAAAGAAAAACTTGAGTCCGGAAAACCAG ATATGATGAAAGGCTCCTTCTATGCCAATCCATTACTTGATGTCCCCACAAATGACCAATCACTTGTTCAAAG GTATCCTTCTTACTGTGGACCCAATATATGGCCTCATGATGTATTGCCAGAACTTGAACTGGGTATGTGCTGGGAACTAGCTACTATGAACCTGTCTG CCTTTAAAGCTCTCGGAAAGTTGATACTAGAAGTTGGATTACTGTTGGCACACCATTGCGATCAATATA AGTCAAATGAGTTGAAACTGCATGAAAATGGAAGTCTGCAGCAAATACTTCTTCGGTCTCAGTGCCACAAAGGCCGTCTCCTATATTATTTTCCATCCCATCAGTG CAGTTCTGTGGTAGATGATGGTGGTGAATCTATGTCATCATGGTGTGGATGGCATACAGATCATGGTTCCCTTACAG GCCTTACTAGTGCAATTTTCACGAGAGATTCTGTGGAAATATCTTGTCCTGACAGCACTGCTGGCCTTTATGTAAAAACACGTTCAGGTCAAATAGTCAAA GTGGTATATGGAGAAGATGAAATTGCCTACCAAATAGGTGAAACGACTGAGATACTGTCGGGAGGTCAACTTTGTGCAACACCACATTGTGTTCGG GCACCAAAAGGTGAGGTGGCATCCGGTGTTGAACGTTCTACATTTGCATTATTTATGCAGCCTAACTG GGATGAAAAGCTTCTGTTTCCGGAGCAGGTGAATACTAATGAG TTTATCATGCCAAATGGATCTATTTCTTTTGGAGATTACACCGAAACAGTGCTGGACAAGTATTACGACCTCAAACATAACTGA
- the LOC121750543 gene encoding uncharacterized protein LOC121750543 isoform X3: MTSLNHSAFLRHGYANPAPLPPPHTAVLAKFSFRSPPPQCSAIRSAAEMSSHTPAPTLSTPTISYDQLKDTSADLSEIIKLGFGPNGLGILSISNVPGYQLLRQNLLCLAPRLAGLPEDVKLQLEDPNSRYNFGWSHGKEKLESGKPDMMKGSFYANPLLDVPTNDQSLVQRYPSYCGPNIWPHDVLPELELAFKALGKLILEVGLLLAHHCDQYKSNELKLHENGSLQQILLRSQCHKGRLLYYFPSHQCSSVVDDGGESMSSWCGWHTDHGSLTGLTSAIFTRDSVEISCPDSTAGLYVKTRSGQIVKVVYGEDEIAYQIGETTEILSGGQLCATPHCVRAPKGEVASGVERSTFALFMQPNWDEKLLFPEQVNTNEFIMPNGSISFGDYTETVLDKYYDLKHN, translated from the exons ATGACTTCTCTAAATCACTCCGCCTTTCTCCGCCACGGCTACGCTAACCCCGCCCCTCTGCCTCCGCCGCACACGGCTGTACTTGCAAAATTCTCATTTCGATCGCCTCCACCGCAGTGCTCCGCCATCCGATCAGCTGCTGAAATGTCCTCGCACACTCCTGCTCCTACTCTTTCAACACCTACTATTTCCTACGATCAATTGAAG GATACAAGTGCGGATTTATCGGAGATAATTAAGCTCGGATTTGGCCCCAACGGCCTCGGAATTCTGTCCATATCGAAT GTGCCTGGTTATCAATTACTGCGTCAGAATCTTCTATGCCTTGCACCTAG ATTAGCTGGCCTTCCGGAAGATGTTAAGCTGCAACTTGAAGATCCTAACAGTAG GTACAATTTCGGATGGAGTCATGGAAAAGAAAAACTTGAGTCCGGAAAACCAG ATATGATGAAAGGCTCCTTCTATGCCAATCCATTACTTGATGTCCCCACAAATGACCAATCACTTGTTCAAAG GTATCCTTCTTACTGTGGACCCAATATATGGCCTCATGATGTATTGCCAGAACTTGAACTGG CCTTTAAAGCTCTCGGAAAGTTGATACTAGAAGTTGGATTACTGTTGGCACACCATTGCGATCAATATA AGTCAAATGAGTTGAAACTGCATGAAAATGGAAGTCTGCAGCAAATACTTCTTCGGTCTCAGTGCCACAAAGGCCGTCTCCTATATTATTTTCCATCCCATCAGTG CAGTTCTGTGGTAGATGATGGTGGTGAATCTATGTCATCATGGTGTGGATGGCATACAGATCATGGTTCCCTTACAG GCCTTACTAGTGCAATTTTCACGAGAGATTCTGTGGAAATATCTTGTCCTGACAGCACTGCTGGCCTTTATGTAAAAACACGTTCAGGTCAAATAGTCAAA GTGGTATATGGAGAAGATGAAATTGCCTACCAAATAGGTGAAACGACTGAGATACTGTCGGGAGGTCAACTTTGTGCAACACCACATTGTGTTCGG GCACCAAAAGGTGAGGTGGCATCCGGTGTTGAACGTTCTACATTTGCATTATTTATGCAGCCTAACTG GGATGAAAAGCTTCTGTTTCCGGAGCAGGTGAATACTAATGAG TTTATCATGCCAAATGGATCTATTTCTTTTGGAGATTACACCGAAACAGTGCTGGACAAGTATTACGACCTCAAACATAACTGA
- the LOC121750331 gene encoding probable receptor-like protein kinase At5g20050 yields MEEDTRSILISIAIILLLITSIIIARLSLKLSESFYLICGAALAAILAVAAVSFLRIRYNIRRKQLEHQLSFQGRELRIEYSFLRKVAGVPTKFRHRELEEATDGFRSLLGRGGSGSVFKGILSDGTAVAVKRIDGEERAEKEFKAEVAAIASVQHLNLARLLGYCIASGGSPRFLVYEFVFNGSLDNWIFPKIKPNQRSGCLPWDLRCRIALDVAKALNYLHHDCRSCVLHLDVKPENILLDGDFRALVSDFGLSKLKGRDESRVVTTIRGTRGYMAPEWLLENGVSEKCDVYSYGMVLLEMIGGRRCITELDKGHHSNKKFQFFPRIVVEKLKEGKLIEVVDDRLDKADVDEAELRRMVGVALWCIQEKPRTRPTMAEVVEMLEGRRPVEDAPDTQMLVVDLLSIDEDDDDDGNARMDKRRQPRAVVVRDTPLSAAPSMAFSTLSGR; encoded by the coding sequence ATGGAGGAGGACACAAGATCAATCTTAATCTCCATCGCCATAATTTTACTCCTCATAACCTCCATCATCATCGCCCGCCTCTCCCTCAAACTCTCCGAATCCTTCTACCTCATCTGCGGCGCCGCCCTCGCCGCCATCCTAGCCGTCGCCGCCGTCTCCTTCCTCCGCATCCGCTACAACATCCGCCGCAAGCAGCTCGAGCACCAGCTCAGCTTCCAGGGCCGCGAGCTGCGGATCGAGTACAGCTTCCTCCGCAAAGTCGCCGGCGTCCCCACCAAGTTCCGCCACCGCGAGCTCGAGGAGGCCACCGACGGCTTCCGCTCCCTCCTCGGCCGCGGCGGATCCGGCTCCGTCTTCAAAGGCATCCTCTCCGACGGCACCGCCGTCGCCGTCAAGCGGATCGACGGCGAGGAGCGcgccgagaaggagttcaaagCCGAGGTCGCCGCCATCGCCAGCGTCCAGCACCTAAACCTAGCTCGCCTCCTCGGCTATTGCATTGCCTCCGGCGGGAGCCCTCGCTTCCTCGTTTACGAATTCGTCTTCAATGGATCACTGGACAATTGGATTTTCCCCAAAATTAAACCTAATCAGAGAAGCGGCTGCTTGCCCTGGGATCTGAGATGCAGAATCGCGTTAGATGTAGCAAAAGCCCTAAATTATCTCCACCACGATTGCCGATCATGCGTCCTGCATTTGGATGTGAAGCCGGAAAACATACTGCTCGACGGCGATTTCCGCGCCCTAGTTTCCGATTTCGGACTGTCGAAGCTCAAGGGGAGGGACGAGAGCCGTGTTGTGACGACGATCCGCGGCACGAGAGGCTACATGGCGCCGGAATGGCTGCTGGAAAACGGTGTTTCAGAGAAATGCGATGTTTACAGCTACGGAATGGTGTTGTTGGAGATGATTGGTGGAAGGAGGTGCATTACTGAGCTTGACAAGGGGCATCACTCCAACAAGAAGTTTCAGTTCTTTCCGAGGATTGTGGTTGAAAAGTTGAAAGAGGGGAAGTTGATTGAGGTTGTGGATGATAGGTTGGACAAGGCCGATGTCGATGAGGCCGAGTTGAGACGGATGGTTGGGGTGGCGCTGTGGTGCATACAGGAGAAGCCGAGGACGAGGCCGACCATGGCGGAGGTGGTTGAGATGCTGGAAGGGCGGAGGCCGGTGGAGGATGCGCCCGACACGCAGATGCTTGTCGTGGATCTCTTGTCAATTGATGAAGATGACGACGATGATGGAAATGCGAGAATGGACAAGCGTAGGCAGCCAAGAGCTGTGGTGGTGCGCGATACTCCCTTGTCCGCGGCTCCCTCGATGGCCTTCTCCACGCTGTCGGGGCGTTGA